The segment ATGCCTCACTAAATGTCTGCTCTTGCAAACCGAAAGCACACTACATCACTTACAATGGCTTAAGTCAAGAAAGATCATTTTTGGTACATTTTCATAGCAATATAGAGTTGTATGTAAGCAAATAAAATCTTGAAATACTAATTGTGCTAGCCAGTAAAGATAATAAATTAATTGCACTACTTCTGTTTGTgtacaaataatgaaaaatatgatGGATGACTGTATCTTATGTTCATACTTCATCAGCTGTAGACAAAGCTGCTTTACCATGAAAGGTATGTGGTggaggaaggaaaacacacacacaagcacaatgGAGTTGCCTAACTCGGGTgtcaagaagaatgaaattggaGTTTTCAGGAATAAATTAAACTGCAGATCCTTTAGGCTCAATAATCACACGCAAACACGAGGCACACATGAAAGCACTGTGGGGCATGTGGGAGACAGATGGGGAGAAAGCAGTGGGATTACAGAAGGTGGTACTTAGGAGAATGTTATCGCAGTGTGGTATGTACAATACCTCTGAAAATGTCACAATAAACGCTGTACTTTGCAAGTTGGCACACAGCAATGAAAGTGAATACTACCTAGAAAGATATATGCATAGCCTCAACACAATACAatttgaagtggaaatattttcatatataatcaTAAATGCAGAGGAacaaatgattcctaagaagagTATTTGAAATGACCACAGAAACACAGCAACTTATTTCCCTCTTAGTGAAAAAAACATGCATTAAATTGGATTGGtaaaatacaaagcaaagaacaaaaaagtaggaaagaaaagaaaagatgtaaaaaaaaaaaccctacaccATTAGAAATTATGAGTAAAATCATCATAAACATATATTATCACAAGGGAAAATTGTTAAATGCAAAGGGAAATATTAATAGCCAAGAAACTACTTCTTATTCAGTTACCAAAACCTGGGTGACCCTAATACTGAAATTTAGTTGGATTCCTAAAGGATACTATTGAGAATAATGGTTCAGAAATTTGAAATCTGTTGTCCCAGAGTCTCCGCTCAGACACACCTCATACTGGTAGCTCTGGGACAGTGTCCCCATACCGCTGACATCCACCAGTTGACCAGGAAAGTGTCCCTCAGGAACAGAGCAGGCACCCAGAGAGGCCGCCCTAACCCTCCTGCACAACCTTACTCCTATGAACAACACCACAGACAGGAGGAAGAGCGAAGACACAGAGGCCAAGGCAACAACCAGGTACAGTGTGAGCATGTCGTCTTCCTGTGAAGGGTCATGCCTCACctctggcagaggcaggtagggctGAGAGAAGCCATCCACCAGGAGCACGTGCAGAGTGACACTGGCAGAGCGCGGAGGATCGCCATTGTCCTTGACCAGCAGCACCAGCCTGTGCTTGGGCACATCGCGCTCGCTCAGCAGCCTGGTGGTGCGCACCTCGCCATTGTGCGCCCACACGCTGAACAGCCCGGGCTCCGTGGCCTTGAGCAGCTGGAAGGACAGCCAGGCATTCTGGCCAGAGTCAGAGTCCACTGCCACTACCTTGGTGACCAGGTAGCCAGGTTCTGCCACCCTGGGCAGCAGCTCAGTGCAGGGCACAGAGGCGTTCTGCATCGGGTAGAGCACGAAGGGCGCATTGTCATTGTCGTCCATCACCACCACGCGCACCAGAGCCTGGCTGCTGAGCGCGGGAGAACCTCCATCAGTGGCGCCCACATGGAACTCGAAGGCCTGCAGGGCCTCATAGTCCAGCGCCCTGAGAGCGTACAGCTGCCCATTGTCTGCATTGATGGAGACCAGCGCAGCGAGGTTCAGCTGTGGGTCTTGGGGCAGCAGCAGCGAGTAGGTGATGTGGGCATTGGAGCCTGAGTCTGAGTCTGTGGCAGTGATGGTGCCTATGTGCAGGGCGGGGCTGTTGTTCTCGTGGACGAACAGGGTGTAGGAGGTTTGGGTGAAGGCAGGGGCATTGTCGTTGATGTCCATCACCTGTACGGTTATGGTGTGTTGTGTTGTGAGCCTGGGTGTGCCTAGGTCGGAGACTATGATGGTTATGTTGtattctcctcttttctctctgtccagTGGCCCCTCTGCCACTAAAGTGTAGTAATTCTCGAATGTGGGCTTCAAAAGAAATGGAAGTTCATTCTGAATAGAACACACCATTCTTCCATCATCCCCAGAATCTGGGTCAGAGACACTGAAAACAGCAACTACAGCTTCAGGAGCATTTTCTGGGATGGAACTAGTGAGCGAAGATATGGTGAGTTTAGGGGCATTATCATTCACATCCAACACCTGCACAGCCACAGTGCATTTTCCTGAGAGACCTCCACTGTCTGTGGCTACAATTTCCATGTTATAATATGGAGTTGCCTCAAAATCCAATGCTCCTTTAAGACGAACTTCTCCTGTGATTTCATCTATTACAAATGGTTGAGAACCTCCTGCTCCTTGAAACAGAGAGTAGGCTACATTGCCGTGTATCCCAGCATCTAAATCCCTTGCAGAGACTGTGACGACTAAGGCGTTGAGTGGACTGTTCTCAGGGATCTCCACCGCATAGAGCGACTGCACAAATTGGGGGGCATTATCATTGATGTCCACAACTTCAATTCGAACCGTGGTCGTCCCAGACTTGGGCGGGGCTCCCCCATCCAGAGCAGTGAGGATTAAAGTGAGCTCGGGCTGCTCCTCCCTGTCCAGGGCTCTGTCCAGCACCAGCTCTGGGTATTTCCTGCCATCTGAGCGACTGTGAGTAACGACGTGGAAATGGAGATTGGGACTGACTGTGTAGTTCTGAACAGCGTTGCTCCCTATGTCAGGGTCCTGAGCTGCCTTCAGAGGAAACACAGTTCCTGGCTGGGCGCTTTCTTGAATTTTTAGGAGCATTTCTGTGTCAGGGAACTCTGGAGAATGGTCGTTTATATCTGTGAGCTGCAGGTCTGTTTGAAAGAACTGCACAGGGTTTTCCAGTATGATCTGGAAGTGCAGCACACAGGGTTCTGTCTCCCCACACAGTGCCTCGCGATCTGGTTTTTCCTTCAGGAGCAAATTCCCTGTCTCTACATCCAGCTGCAAGAGGTCTTTGTTTCCTCTGTGATGGATTCTTGCCCCTCTAGAGGCCAGTTCCCCTACTCTGAACCCCAGATCTTTTGCCAAGTGAGCTACTAAGTAGCCATTCTCAGTTTCTTCTGGCACGGAATAGCTAATTGCCTCAGAACCATTCTCCCACAATAGAAACAATATAGCAAGAAAAAACACTTGCCTTTTCTCTGGAGTTTTTGCTAGCGCGGTCTCCATTGTTGAGATATGATCCAAGGGGCAGTGCTTCTAAATCTTGTCCGTTTCAGACACACAGATGTTTTAGTGAAATAACCTCGAATAAACCTTACTCAGTTGCTTTCAGGAGTCCTTTCCCCTCCCGGATATTATGCAAATGCTCCCCCGTTTGGGGAAACACTCAGCATTCTGAATCCCAGGAATGGCGTATTGGGCATCCTAGAAACCCTTGTTCTACAAATTCTTAGACTGCAGCGCCACCGTGTGTAGTACTCTAGTGTTGCACATAGTGCTCTCCACCTTGTTATCAGTTCAGCCCTGCTGTGTTTAAACATCTTTTAAGATACAGAAGTATCCCTCTATTCATGTTCAGTTCTTCAAAAACGTGAGTCCAACACAATTGCTGCATTTATTTTCAGGGAATGTAACTTTTTTAAATGAACAGAATAGCACATTGATCATAAAGACTTTTTGAATACATAAATTCAATGGAATGGACATCtacaaaatatttgaatattaccaaattctttttcaataaaatgtaATACATGTATAAAAAAGGACACAAATCTTAAGAGTTCAGAACAACAAAGAGTCACCAAGTTAATATATTTCAATAAACAGAATCTAGATGAGTAAATGTTGAGTGCTTAGACAAAACATGTTCCCCTGCCACCCACTGGTTTCTATTCTCTTCCTAAGCACTACACCAGCTTTAACTACCATAGACTCTTCTGTCTTTCTTAGAACCTTTATAGAGCAGAATCACTAAAGTATTTCTCTGCTAGAGTGTTTTCCTTCACTAGCATTTTCTTTGGTAAGCTCATCTATGGTGTGTTGCTTTGCACGTTTTGTATCATTCCTCTGTGTGCttgtgttgttgtttgcttgcatACACTCCACAAAAGAAACATTTGGGGTTTCCATGTTTGCGTGTTATTTGTTTTGGGGACAagatctctctacatagctctggaTTTCCTAGAAGtcattctgtagagcaggctgacctagaactcacaaagatctgcctgcttctgcctcctgggtactggaATTTAAGTCATGCACAACCACACTGAGGCCCAGGCTTGAATTTTCACTAGAACTCTGATAAATAattatgccatgtgtgtgtgtgtgtgtgtgtgtgtgtgtgtgtgtgtgtgtgtgtgtcagagttgCTTGGTGTATGTCAAAGTATGAAAATACATTTAGCTTTAGCAAATAGTGTGAAATAGTTTCCCAGTGTAGATGATGTACGGAGCTGCCCATGGTGGTTCACCCCTGTAGTCCCATCTCTGAGAAGAGAGACAAGTTATCACAAGCTCAAGGCCTGAGTGGAATATTGTAAGTCATTGTCTCaaagacatttctttaaaatctggGGATAAAAGTACAACTCAATTGTAGAATGCTTGCCAAGTGCATTCAGTGGATTGAAATCCATTCCCAGGATGGTGAAAAAAGTTGTTCCAACAACACATGAGGATTCCAGTTGCTCCATAATCTTGTCAACATTTGATGCTGTCTTTCCATTTCTAGTGAGTATGGATGTAATGGTGTACATTTATTAGCACTTCTTTGGTGGTTAATGAAATTATGCAAACTCTCAAGTGCATATTGATCAACTCAGATGCTATGTTGTTTTTATAGATTTGTCTATCTGAGTCATTTGCCTGGTGGTTTGGTCTGCAGAAGAACTTAAAATTCTTGGTGCAATCTCTGTATACACAGATTATAAATTATCTTCCCATGATATGCCTTCTATTTTAACCTTATTACGGTGTCTTTGTGAAACACAAGTTACTAGTTTAACTTAGCTTGATCTGTCAATACTTTCCATTTTCCAGGTAGCACTTTTCTtctgtttaaatatttccatCCTCAATGATATTGCAAGtcttatatgtatttttaatgtttgctttatttttcacatttaaaagTACAATCAATGTAAAAAATCCATAAGACCAAGTACCATATTTTTTCAAATGCCTTTAAATTATGTACTGAAAAGATGATCCATTGCCCATTGTTTCTGAATAGTCACAATCATCATGTCACAATTGACATGAGTTAACTCAAAGATTCCATTTGTCATCGAATATCAAATAATACTATGTTCTCATAACTCATGGGTTTTCTTATTTTCAGGGTATTCTTTCCTATGAAAAGATTGGTTTTAAGGAATTTTAAATCCACAGAAAAATTTATTAGTGGCACAAAGAACTTCTATAACTGTGCACAACCATCATCACTGCAATCCCCTATGAAGAGTACATTTCTTATAACTGAGATTCAGTATCAACACATCTCTTTTTACTGAGTCCATCACTTTAACTGAGATTCTTCTATGTGCTCTATGTTATATAAGCTTGGATTAATTTATCATGACATCCACCCATTTTAGCATACCAGGGTCATTCTTCTAACCTCAACTCTgcaaaatctatttatttatctccaCCTCCCTTTCTGAATTTCTTGAAATCACTGACCTTTTTACTGTCTGCATGCTTTGGTCTTTTCAAAATGTTACATAGTAAGAGTTTTTCATCTTGTCTTCTGTGATGAATTTCTGTTTAAGTTTTCTcaactgaagtggaaatttctggtttgtttggagactcagttgtggcATGTGATTTTTTCTGTAaactgtcttgtgagaggatgaTTTTGCTGATGCACACACATAGTGCTTTTCTGGAAGCAGCCTAGAAAAGGGGCATGTGATGCTTTGCTGGAGTGGATGTctgagagaacatgtgatgtttgcaAAGAATGCAAATACAATCCAACAGACAGTGGACAGTGCTATCTGGTATTGGTTctccttgccactctttgctgatCATTGTTTGTTGTGATTTGGTAGAGAGAAACacatcaaagaacttctggtaatattcctgtgtcttctttcagcttctgagGACTCAGGCAAATTGGCAAAGCCTCGGGGTTTATTTTGGGTCAAACTGCCATTGCTGGtttgtgaatggtgtttgcaagtggattgagctacCACTACTGATTTGTGGGATATCATGACTACacagattggatttgctccaaatAACTATTTCTAAATAGATCCACATCCTTCTTTACCCTAtcaacttttcctttccacttctTCTGGTGGTGGtgagctagaagggaggttaaagcatttaagtgcacttattaaagtaggttttgaaatctATAAGCCTACACTCAGCATCTTTTCATGGATTGATAGCTCATTTCATTTTGGTATCGACTAATGTTGCATTTTTCAATTGCATCAGACTTTCTCACTTTCCCTTTCTGCAGGATCTTGGTCACTACAAGATTTTTATAAGTGAAAAAAGTTTCAATAAACATGTCTGTCCAAGTTTTTGTGTGAACATCAGTTTCCAgccaattttaaatatatactaaGAAAACTGTTTGCTTGATGACATGTAAAAGTACATTTGGTTTTGCTTCAAAGCTATATTCTAAAATGACAATATCCTTTTCATTCTCATGATCCATGTGTGAAGGTTCTTGGTCCTCCATGTCATCTGCAacagttggtggttcagtgttctGGAGTTTGGTCATCCTGACTAAGTTTTGGTGATGGCATTTCATTATTTGTATTTGCTGATGTGAGCTTCTTCTCATGTGTATGTTTGCcatctatattagtcagggttctccatAGTTTTATTTGCAGGCTGTGGTCCAGATCATCCAACCATGGCTGCCTAGAAATGGAAGGTCCAAGAGTCCAGTACTTATTCAGATGGTCTCTGGTATACACTTGAATTCCGAAGAGGTAGGTTCTAAAGCCAGTGAATGAGTGGACTAGCTAGCAAGACAAAAGCAAATAAAGGGAAGAGCTCCCTTCTTCATTGTCCCTATAAAGCTGTAGttttcaaccttcccaatgctgtaaTCCTTTATGCACTTCCTCTTGTGGTATGCCCAACCATAAAgtgattttcattgctacttcataattgtaatatTGCTGCTGTTATAagcctaatgtaaatatctgatatgtagcatatctgatatgtgacccatgTGAAAGAACTGTTTGAACCCCCAAAGCAGTCATGGCCCACTGATTGAGAGCCTGTTACAAAGACTTCCAGCAGAAGATATGGATCAAATTAGAGGTAGGTCTTCCCACCCCAAAAAATTAGATTAGAAGTGtatcttcccacttcaaactaaacaaaaaaatctctcacatatgtgccccacttaggggtttcCAGATgtagccaagttgacaaccaagaataaccatcacACCATCTCTAAGTCTTGTTTTGTAAGTATTAAAATCTTTACTACATTTTTTACATGTTATTGGTTTCTTAATGTTGAGTCTTGAAAgtctttacatattttgaaaagctgtcttttattaaatatatgtgttgccagcattttctaatggtctgactttttttttaaaatgtggaatattttgctgagaacatttaattttaataaagccTGAACATCAATTGTTTCTTCCATTGATCACACTATCTTTAcagaatattgttttattttgttttgggtaaAGATTGCTTTATTAAGTCCTCTTTCTATTTGCATACAAAGTGTATATTCAGCCCATCAAATTCACTAAGAATGTTGAAATTTTGCTTACGATTTAATAATTTCTATTGATTGTTTTAAAGATAACTATTTCAACCACAGAATCCGTCTAATACACTACTGTATattcttcaatttatttatatccctatatttttcaataatgttttatatttttgctttgcAGCTTTCTATTAGATTTGTTTCTTAGTGTTTATATGTCTGGAAGATGttttaaatgctatttaaat is part of the Apodemus sylvaticus chromosome 13, mApoSyl1.1, whole genome shotgun sequence genome and harbors:
- the LOC127663795 gene encoding protocadherin beta-6 isoform X8, with translation METALAKTPEKRQVFFLAILFLLWENGSEAISYSVPEETENGYLVAHLAKDLGFRVGELASRGARIHHRGNKDLLQLDVETGNLLLKEKPDREALCGETEPCVLHFQIILENPVQFFQTDLQLTDINDHSPEFPDTEMLLKIQESAQPGTVFPLKAAQDPDIGSNAVQNYTVSPNLHFHVVTHSRSDGRKYPELVLDRALDREEQPELTLILTALDGGAPPKSGTTTVRIEVVDINDNAPQFVQSLYAVEIPENSPLNALVVTVSARDLDAGIHGNVAYSLFQGAGGSQPFVIDEITGEVRLKGALDFEATPYYNMEIVATDSGGLSGKCTVAVQVLDVNDNAPKLTISSLTSSIPENAPEAVVAVFSVSDPDSGDDGRMVCSIQNELPFLLKPTFENYYTLVAEGPLDREKRGEYNITIIVSDLGTPRLTTQHTITVQVMDINDNAPAFTQTSYTLFVHENNSPALHIGTITATDSDSGSNAHITYSLLLPQDPQLNLAALVSINADNGQLYALRALDYEALQAFEFHVGATDGGSPALSSQALVRVVVMDDNDNAPFVLYPMQNASVPCTELLPRVAEPGYLVTKVVAVDSDSGQNAWLSFQLLKATEPGLFSVWAHNGEVRTTRLLSERDVPKHRLVLLVKDNGDPPRSASVTLHVLLVDGFSQPYLPLPEVARDPAHEEDALTLYLVIALASVSSLFLLCVLLFVGVRLCRRARAASLGGYSVPEGHFPGHLVDVRGMGTLSQTYQYDVCLMGNSSETSEFNFLKPVLPSSVDQRSGKEIEGNSTLQNSFEFHH
- the LOC127663795 gene encoding protocadherin beta-6 isoform X11; translated protein: METALAKTPEKRQVFFLAILFLLWENGSEAISYSVPEETENGYLVAHLAKDLGFRVGELASRGARIHHRGNKDLLQLDVETGNLLLKEKPDREALCGETEPCVLHFQIILENPVQFFQTDLQLTDINDHSPEFPDTEMLLKIQESAQPGTVFPLKAAQDPDIGSNAVQNYTVSPNLHFHVVTHSRSDGRKYPELVLDRALDREEQPELTLILTALDGGAPPKSGTTTVRIEVVDINDNAPQFVQSLYAVEIPENSPLNALVVTVSARDLDAGIHGNVAYSLFQGAGGSQPFVIDEITGEVRLKGALDFEATPYYNMEIVATDSGGLSGKCTVAVQVLDVNDNAPKLTISSLTSSIPENAPEAVVAVFSVSDPDSGDDGRMVCSIQNELPFLLKPTFENYYTLVAEGPLDREKRGEYNITIIVSDLGTPRLTTQHTITVQVMDINDNAPAFTQTSYTLFVHENNSPALHIGTITATDSDSGSNAHITYSLLLPQDPQLNLAALVSINADNGQLYALRALDYEALQAFEFHVGATDGGSPALSSQALVRVVVMDDNDNAPFVLYPMQNASVPCTELLPRVAEPGYLVTKVVAVDSDSGQNAWLSFQLLKATEPGLFSVWAHNGEVRTTRLLSERDVPKHRLVLLVKDNGDPPRSASVTLHVLLVDGFSQPYLPLPEVASDSTQEVEDALTVYLVIALASVSSLFLLSVVLFVGVKLCRRARAASLGGCSVPEGHFPGHLVDVSGTGTLSHNYQYEVCLTGDSGTGEFKFLKPMIPSLLVQDTGRELNENLHCRDSFVFS
- the LOC127663795 gene encoding protocadherin beta-6 isoform X9, coding for METALAKTPEKRQVFFLAILFLLWENGSEAISYSVPEETENGYLVAHLAKDLGFRVGELASRGARIHHRGNKDLLQLDVETGNLLLKEKPDREALCGETEPCVLHFQIILENPVQFFQTDLQLTDINDHSPEFPDTEMLLKIQESAQPGTVFPLKAAQDPDIGSNAVQNYTVSPNLHFHVVTHSRSDGRKYPELVLDRALDREEQPELTLILTALDGGAPPKSGTTTVRIEVVDINDNAPQFVQSLYAVEIPENSPLNALVVTVSARDLDAGIHGNVAYSLFQGAGGSQPFVIDEITGEVRLKGALDFEATPYYNMEIVATDSGGLSGKCTVAVQVLDVNDNAPKLTISSLTSSIPENAPEAVVAVFSVSDPDSGDDGRMVCSIQNELPFLLKPTFENYYTLVAEGPLDREKRGEYNITIIVSDLGTPRLTTQHTITVQVMDINDNAPAFTQTSYTLFVHENNSPALHIGTITATDSDSGSNAHITYSLLLPQDPQLNLAALVSINADNGQLYALRALDYEALQAFEFHVGATDGGSPALSSQALVRVVVMDDNDNAPFVLYPMQNASVPCTELLPRVAEPGYLVTKVVAVDSDSGQNAWLSFQLLKATEPGLFSVWAHNGEVRTTRLLSERDVPKHRLVLLVKDNGDPPRSASVTLHVLVVDGFSQPYLPLPEVARDPAHEEDALTLYLVIALASVSSLFLLCVLLFVGVRLCRRARAASLGGYSVPEGHFPGHLVDVRGMGTLSQTYQYDVCLMGNSSETSEFNFLKPVLPSSVDQRSGKEIEGNSTLQNSFEFHH